One window from the genome of Streptococcus parasanguinis encodes:
- the pepC gene encoding aminopeptidase C, with product MSELTKEFTDQLYANYEANVKYAALENAVTHNGIHASLETRKSAVENTPVFSLDLTKDKVTNQKVSGRCWMFAALNTFRHKMISSFQLEDFELSQAHTFFWDKYEKSNWFLEQVIATADQELTSRKVAFLLQTPQQDGGQWDMVVSLFEKYGVVPKSVYPESISSSNSRELNTYLNKLLRQDAQILRDLIHSGADSEAVASKKQALLQEIFNFLAMSLGLPPREFDFSYRDKDNQFHSESGLTPQSFYKKYVDLQLDDYVSIINAPTTDKPYGNSYTVDMLGNVVGSRPVRYLNVPMDRLKELAIAQMKAGETVWFGSDVGQVSNRKAGILATDVYDFEAGMDIHLTQDKAGRLDYAESLMTHAMVLTGVDLDEAGQSRKWKVENSWGDKVGTDGYFVASDAWMDEYTYQIVVRKEFLTADELAAYEAEPIVLAPWDPMGALAK from the coding sequence ATGTCAGAATTAACGAAAGAATTTACAGACCAGCTCTATGCTAATTATGAAGCAAATGTGAAATATGCGGCTCTTGAAAATGCTGTTACCCACAATGGGATCCATGCATCACTTGAAACGCGCAAGAGTGCAGTAGAAAATACACCAGTTTTTTCACTTGATTTGACCAAGGATAAGGTGACAAACCAAAAAGTATCTGGACGTTGTTGGATGTTTGCTGCTTTAAATACCTTCCGTCACAAGATGATTTCAAGCTTCCAATTGGAGGATTTTGAATTGTCTCAAGCACATACTTTCTTTTGGGATAAGTATGAAAAATCAAACTGGTTTTTGGAGCAAGTGATTGCTACAGCAGACCAAGAATTGACCAGCCGTAAGGTGGCTTTTCTCCTACAAACCCCACAACAAGATGGCGGTCAATGGGATATGGTGGTATCTCTCTTTGAGAAATACGGAGTGGTTCCAAAATCAGTTTATCCAGAATCGATTTCTTCAAGCAATAGCCGGGAATTGAACACCTACCTCAATAAACTCTTGCGTCAAGATGCGCAAATCTTGCGTGATTTGATTCACTCAGGCGCAGATAGTGAGGCAGTTGCGAGCAAGAAACAAGCGCTGTTGCAAGAAATTTTTAACTTCTTGGCTATGTCTTTAGGATTGCCTCCACGTGAATTTGACTTTTCATACCGTGATAAGGACAACCAATTCCATAGTGAAAGTGGCTTAACTCCACAAAGCTTCTACAAAAAATATGTAGACCTTCAATTAGACGATTACGTCTCTATTATCAATGCCCCAACTACAGACAAGCCATATGGAAATTCTTACACCGTAGATATGCTGGGCAATGTTGTTGGTAGCCGTCCAGTCCGCTACCTAAATGTTCCAATGGATCGATTGAAAGAATTAGCCATTGCTCAAATGAAAGCAGGGGAAACTGTCTGGTTTGGTTCAGATGTAGGCCAAGTCAGCAACCGTAAAGCCGGAATCCTGGCAACAGATGTCTACGATTTTGAAGCAGGCATGGACATTCATTTGACACAAGACAAGGCGGGTCGCTTGGACTATGCAGAAAGTCTCATGACACATGCTATGGTCTTGACAGGGGTTGATTTAGACGAAGCAGGTCAGTCTCGTAAATGGAAGGTTGAAAATTCATGGGGAGACAAGGTCGGTACAGATGGTTACTTTGTGGCTTCTGATGCTTGGATGGATGAATATACCTACCAAATCGTGGTTCGTAAAGAATTCCTAACAGCAGACGAATTAGCAGCCTATGAAGCAGAACCAATTGTCCTAGCACCGTGGGATCCAATGGGAGCTTTGGCAAAATAA
- a CDS encoding GNAT family N-acetyltransferase has product MKHLGSLVIETERLYMRPFVLEDASAMFENWASDPETLKYVTWDAHASSERTRESIKRWIEQYFKPDTYKWAICFKTSADQVIGDISVVSQDQESQSCELGYILGKKFWGQGFMTEAVIAVLAFLLNEVGFKEIKATYVSLNPASGKVMEKTGMQYVETIPHAIQRKGYCGDKIIYSIQNPSL; this is encoded by the coding sequence ATGAAGCATCTTGGAAGTCTTGTCATAGAGACGGAGCGTTTATACATGAGGCCTTTCGTTTTGGAGGATGCATCAGCGATGTTTGAAAATTGGGCTTCTGATCCTGAAACCCTGAAATATGTCACCTGGGATGCCCATGCATCTTCTGAGAGAACTAGAGAATCGATCAAACGATGGATCGAACAGTATTTTAAACCAGATACTTATAAATGGGCGATCTGTTTCAAAACATCAGCGGATCAGGTAATTGGAGATATTAGTGTGGTTTCTCAAGACCAGGAAAGTCAATCATGCGAGCTAGGTTATATCCTTGGCAAGAAATTCTGGGGGCAGGGATTCATGACAGAAGCCGTCATAGCTGTTTTGGCTTTCTTATTGAACGAAGTCGGATTTAAAGAAATCAAAGCCACTTATGTCAGTTTAAATCCTGCTTCAGGGAAAGTCATGGAAAAGACAGGAATGCAGTATGTAGAAACCATCCCTCATGCCATTCAACGCAAAGGATATTGTGGGGATAAAATCATCTATTCTATACAGAATCCCTCTCTATAG
- the nadE gene encoding ammonia-dependent NAD(+) synthetase, which yields MSLQEEIIQQLGVKPSIDPQEEIRRSVDFLKRYLKKHPFLKTFVLGISGGQDSTLAGRLAQLAMEEMRAETGDASYQFIAVRLPYGVQADEADAQKALAFIQPDVSLVVNIKESADEMVRAVEATGTEVSDFNKGNIKARSRMIAQYALAGARSGAVIGTDHAAENITGFFTKFGDGGADILPLFRLNKRQGKQLLKALGADPALYEKIPTADLEEEKPGIADEVALGVTYNEIDDYLEGKQVSPEAQATIEKWWYKGQHKRHLPITVFDHFWE from the coding sequence ATGAGTTTGCAAGAAGAGATTATCCAACAATTGGGTGTCAAGCCTAGCATTGATCCTCAGGAAGAGATTCGCCGCTCGGTTGATTTCTTAAAAAGATATCTAAAAAAACATCCCTTCTTGAAAACATTTGTATTAGGGATCTCAGGAGGACAAGATTCAACTCTTGCTGGACGATTAGCTCAATTAGCCATGGAAGAAATGCGTGCAGAAACAGGAGATGCCTCCTATCAATTTATTGCCGTTCGTCTTCCTTATGGGGTACAAGCAGATGAAGCAGATGCACAAAAAGCATTGGCCTTTATCCAGCCGGATGTTAGCCTGGTTGTGAATATCAAGGAGTCTGCTGACGAAATGGTACGAGCAGTAGAAGCGACTGGAACAGAGGTTTCTGATTTTAACAAAGGCAATATTAAGGCTCGCAGTCGCATGATTGCTCAGTATGCTCTAGCTGGAGCACGCAGCGGAGCGGTGATTGGAACGGATCATGCTGCAGAAAATATTACTGGTTTCTTCACAAAATTTGGAGATGGTGGTGCAGATATTTTACCCCTTTTCCGTTTGAATAAACGCCAAGGAAAACAATTGCTTAAGGCCTTAGGAGCCGATCCTGCTCTTTATGAGAAAATCCCAACAGCAGATTTGGAAGAAGAAAAACCAGGAATAGCAGATGAAGTAGCACTGGGTGTCACCTATAATGAAATTGATGATTACCTAGAAGGCAAACAAGTGAGTCCAGAAGCTCAAGCCACTATTGAAAAATGGTGGTACAAAGGCCAACACAAACGCCACTTGCCAATCACAGTATTTGATCATTTTTGGGAGTAA
- a CDS encoding nicotinate phosphoribosyltransferase yields MYPDDSLTLHTDLYQINMMQVYFDQGIHNKHAVFEVYFRQQPFKNGYAVFAGLERIVKYLENLSFSESDIAYLESLGYHGAFLEYLRDLKLELTVRSAQEGDLVFANEPIVQVEGPLAQCQLVETALLNIVNFQTLIATKAARIRSVIEDEPLMEFGTRRAQEMDAAIWGTRAAVIGGANGTSNVRAGKLFGIPVLGTHAHSLVQVYGNDYQAFKAYAETHKDCVFLVDTYDTLRIGVPAAIQVAREMGDKINFLGVRIDSGDIAYISKKVRQQLDEAGFTNAKIYASNDLDENTILNLKMQKAKIDVWGVGTKLITAYDQPALGAVYKIVSVENEAGEMINTIKLSNNAEKVSTPGKKQVWRITSREKGKSEGDYITYDGVDVSQLTELKMFHPTYTYINKTVRNFEAIPLLVDIFKEGQLVYQLPTLSEIQEYARKNYDQLWDEYKRVLNPQHYPVDLAKDIWQDKMDLIEEMRNKANGEGEAK; encoded by the coding sequence ATGTATCCAGATGACAGTTTAACTTTGCATACTGATTTATACCAAATCAACATGATGCAAGTCTATTTTGATCAAGGTATCCACAATAAACATGCTGTATTTGAAGTGTATTTTCGTCAACAGCCTTTTAAAAACGGTTACGCTGTATTTGCTGGCTTAGAGAGAATTGTGAAATACTTGGAAAACTTGAGTTTTTCTGAGAGCGATATTGCCTATTTAGAGTCACTTGGTTATCATGGGGCCTTCTTGGAATATCTTCGTGATCTCAAGTTGGAATTGACGGTACGATCGGCTCAAGAAGGAGACTTAGTCTTTGCGAATGAACCAATTGTTCAGGTAGAAGGTCCTTTGGCTCAGTGTCAATTGGTGGAAACAGCCCTTTTGAATATCGTCAACTTTCAAACCTTGATTGCAACAAAAGCTGCTCGTATTCGTTCGGTCATTGAAGATGAGCCTTTGATGGAATTTGGAACACGTCGTGCGCAAGAAATGGATGCGGCCATTTGGGGAACTCGTGCAGCAGTCATCGGAGGGGCCAATGGAACTAGTAATGTTCGTGCAGGAAAACTCTTTGGAATCCCAGTTTTAGGAACCCATGCCCATTCTCTTGTACAAGTATATGGGAATGACTATCAAGCCTTTAAAGCTTATGCGGAAACCCATAAAGATTGTGTCTTCCTCGTCGATACCTATGATACGCTTCGTATTGGGGTACCAGCAGCTATTCAGGTAGCGCGTGAAATGGGAGATAAGATCAATTTCCTAGGCGTCCGGATTGACTCAGGAGATATTGCTTATATTTCTAAAAAGGTTCGCCAGCAATTAGATGAGGCTGGGTTTACAAATGCTAAAATCTACGCTTCTAATGACTTGGATGAAAATACCATCCTCAACTTAAAAATGCAAAAAGCAAAAATTGATGTTTGGGGTGTAGGAACCAAGTTAATTACAGCTTACGATCAACCAGCGCTTGGAGCGGTATACAAAATTGTCTCTGTTGAAAACGAAGCAGGAGAGATGATCAATACCATCAAGCTTTCCAATAATGCAGAGAAAGTTTCTACACCAGGTAAAAAGCAAGTCTGGCGGATTACCAGCCGTGAAAAAGGTAAGTCAGAAGGGGACTACATCACTTACGATGGAGTAGATGTTTCACAACTGACAGAACTTAAAATGTTCCATCCAACTTATACCTACATTAATAAAACAGTCCGAAACTTTGAGGCGATTCCTCTTTTAGTGGATATTTTTAAAGAGGGTCAATTGGTTTATCAACTGCCAACATTATCAGAAATTCAAGAATATGCTCGTAAAAATTACGATCAATTATGGGATGAATACAAGCGCGTTCTCAATCCACAGCATTATCCAGTTGACTTGGCCAAAGATATTTGGCAGGATAAGATGGATCTGATCGAGGAAATGCGTAACAAGGCCAATGGAGAAGGAGAAGCAAAATGA
- the trxB gene encoding thioredoxin-disulfide reductase, producing MFDTVIIGAGPAGMTAALYAARSNLKVALIERGIPGGQMNNTSDIENYPGYANISGPDLAEKMFEPLENLGVEHLFGQVERIEDHGATKKIVTDDGEFEAKTVVIATGSNHRSLNVPGEEELNSRGVSYCAVCDGAFFRDEDLLVVGGGDSAVEEAVFLTQFAKTVTIAHRRDQLRAQKVLQDRAFANDKIHFAWNTVVEEIKGEQKVTSVLLKDVKTGEVREQAFGGVFIYVGLDPVSEFATELGILDENGWVVTDDHMRTTVPGIFAVGDVRQKDLRQVTTAVGDGAIAGQEVYKYITENF from the coding sequence ATGTTTGATACAGTGATTATTGGAGCGGGTCCTGCAGGGATGACTGCTGCCCTTTATGCAGCACGAAGCAATTTAAAGGTCGCATTGATTGAGAGAGGAATTCCAGGCGGTCAAATGAACAATACGTCTGACATTGAAAACTATCCTGGCTATGCGAATATTAGTGGCCCAGACTTGGCTGAAAAAATGTTTGAGCCTTTAGAAAATCTTGGTGTGGAACATTTGTTTGGACAGGTAGAGCGCATCGAAGACCATGGAGCAACCAAAAAGATTGTCACAGATGATGGGGAATTTGAAGCTAAAACCGTGGTGATTGCAACAGGGTCTAACCACCGTTCATTGAATGTCCCTGGTGAAGAGGAGCTAAATAGTAGAGGGGTTTCCTACTGTGCTGTTTGTGATGGAGCTTTCTTTAGAGACGAGGATCTCTTGGTCGTTGGTGGAGGTGATTCTGCGGTAGAAGAAGCTGTTTTTTTGACTCAGTTTGCAAAAACAGTGACCATTGCCCATCGTCGTGATCAATTGCGTGCTCAAAAAGTTCTTCAAGATCGTGCCTTTGCCAATGATAAAATTCACTTTGCTTGGAATACAGTTGTTGAAGAAATTAAGGGTGAACAAAAAGTAACGTCTGTCCTTTTAAAAGATGTGAAGACAGGAGAGGTTAGAGAGCAAGCCTTCGGTGGTGTCTTTATCTATGTCGGTTTAGATCCTGTCAGTGAATTTGCGACAGAACTTGGTATTTTAGATGAAAATGGCTGGGTGGTCACGGATGATCATATGAGAACCACAGTCCCAGGTATTTTTGCAGTTGGCGATGTTCGTCAAAAAGATTTGCGTCAAGTGACGACAGCCGTCGGAGACGGTGCGATTGCTGGCCAAGAAGTTTATAAATATATCACAGAAAACTTTTAA
- a CDS encoding DUF4059 family protein translates to MLNKLLSLYLQSLVTTTILVGIASCIWIGYRALKKKDKTAKQRQAHLYDILLIDIMTIPILTFAVIGILFIFQAR, encoded by the coding sequence ATGTTAAATAAATTATTGTCCTTATATTTACAAAGTTTAGTGACGACAACGATTTTAGTTGGGATCGCTTCTTGTATTTGGATTGGCTACCGTGCCCTTAAGAAGAAAGATAAAACAGCCAAGCAACGACAAGCCCATTTGTATGATATCCTCTTAATTGATATCATGACGATTCCTATTTTAACCTTTGCGGTCATAGGGATTTTGTTTATCTTTCAAGCACGATAA
- a CDS encoding amino acid ABC transporter ATP-binding protein: MIYISELSKTFSGQKVLNNLSLEIQKGEVVALIGSSGAGKSTFLRSLNYLEAPDSGRIKIDDFEVDFEHITQDQILTLRRKLAMVFQQFNLFGRKTALENVKEGLIVVKGLSDQEATKIAREELAKVGLSDRENHYPRHLSGGQKQRVALARALAMKPEVLLLDEPTSALDPELVGEVEKSIANAAKSGQTMVLVSHDMSFVAQVADKVLFLDKGRIIESGTPEEIMQHPKEERTKEFFASYKRTYV; encoded by the coding sequence ATGATTTATATTTCAGAATTATCAAAGACATTTTCAGGTCAAAAGGTTTTAAATAATCTAAGTTTGGAAATTCAAAAAGGGGAAGTCGTGGCCTTAATCGGGTCTTCGGGAGCTGGTAAATCAACCTTCTTACGCAGTTTAAACTATTTGGAAGCTCCAGACAGTGGTAGAATTAAGATTGATGATTTCGAAGTTGATTTTGAGCACATTACCCAAGATCAAATCTTAACCTTAAGAAGAAAATTGGCCATGGTGTTCCAACAGTTTAATTTATTTGGTAGAAAAACAGCCCTTGAAAATGTGAAAGAAGGGCTCATTGTTGTGAAGGGCTTATCCGATCAAGAAGCAACGAAAATTGCTCGAGAAGAACTGGCAAAAGTCGGCTTATCGGATCGTGAAAATCACTATCCTCGTCACCTCTCAGGTGGACAAAAACAACGGGTTGCTTTGGCTCGTGCCTTGGCCATGAAACCAGAGGTTCTTTTGCTGGATGAACCGACTTCAGCCTTGGATCCAGAATTGGTTGGAGAAGTTGAAAAATCCATTGCCAATGCGGCAAAATCGGGACAAACCATGGTACTGGTCAGCCATGATATGTCTTTTGTAGCGCAAGTAGCAGATAAGGTCCTATTTTTGGATAAAGGACGGATTATTGAATCTGGAACACCAGAGGAAATCATGCAACATCCAAAAGAAGAACGGACAAAAGAATTCTTTGCTAGTTACAAACGGACCTATGTTTGA
- a CDS encoding amino acid ABC transporter permease: protein MFTTNLLAANWYADFLKHVPDSKLFSLRAVLDAFPAVIGKLPVTILLALGGAFFGIVFAMIFALVKINRVRILYPIQAVFVSFLRGTPLLVQLMLTYYGIPLILKAINQSYGTAFNINAIPAELFAIVALAFNEAAYASETIRAAILSVDPGEIEAARSLGMTNRQVYRRIIIPNAAVVATPTLINSLIGLTKGTSLAFSASVVEIFAQARIVGGSDLKYFERFITVSIVYWIVNILIEILGRHIERRLDIETPVAIDLPDQEVRI from the coding sequence ATGTTTACAACTAATCTTTTAGCTGCCAACTGGTATGCTGACTTTTTAAAACACGTTCCAGATAGCAAGCTGTTTAGTTTGAGAGCCGTATTGGATGCATTTCCGGCAGTCATAGGAAAATTGCCTGTGACGATTTTATTAGCCCTAGGAGGCGCATTTTTTGGGATTGTTTTTGCTATGATTTTTGCTCTGGTCAAAATTAATCGTGTACGAATTCTTTACCCGATTCAAGCTGTTTTTGTCAGTTTTTTACGTGGGACTCCTTTGTTGGTTCAGCTGATGTTGACTTATTATGGGATTCCTCTTATTTTAAAAGCGATCAATCAGTCTTATGGAACAGCTTTTAACATTAATGCTATTCCAGCTGAGCTGTTCGCAATTGTGGCTCTTGCCTTTAATGAGGCGGCTTATGCGAGTGAGACCATCCGGGCAGCTATTTTATCAGTGGACCCTGGTGAAATTGAGGCAGCACGTAGTCTTGGGATGACCAACCGTCAAGTTTATCGACGGATTATTATTCCCAATGCAGCAGTCGTTGCAACTCCAACCTTAATCAATTCTCTCATTGGCTTGACCAAGGGGACCTCGCTAGCCTTTAGTGCCAGTGTGGTTGAAATTTTTGCCCAAGCACGGATTGTTGGGGGGAGCGATTTGAAGTACTTTGAACGCTTTATCACGGTATCGATTGTTTACTGGATTGTGAACATTCTCATTGAAATACTAGGCCGTCACATTGAACGTCGACTGGATATTGAGACTCCCGTAGCAATTGATTTACCAGATCAGGAGGTCCGGATCTAA
- a CDS encoding DEAD/DEAH box helicase, whose protein sequence is MKFTEFNFKPYIQEALKEINFREATEVQEKLIPIVLAGNDLVGESKTGSGKTHTFLLPIFQTLNEDSQQVEAVITAPSRELATQIYQAARQIASHSEKEIRIVNYVGGTDKSRQIEKLQVKQPHIVIGTPGRIYDLVASGDLAIHKAHTFVVDEADMTLDMGFLSTVDKIASSLPQQLQFLVFSATIPQKLQPFLKKYLSNPVMEQIKTKTVISDTIDNWLVSTKGRDKNEQIYQLTKTLQPYLAMIFVNTKTRADDLHAYLVAQGLKVAKIHGDIPPRERKRIMNQVKNLDFEYIVATDLAARGIDIEGVSHVINDAIPQDLSFFVHRVGRTGRNGLPGVAITLYQPSDDSDIRELEKMGIRFVPKVLKNGVIEDTYDRDRRANREKKQEKLDIEMIGLVKKKKKKIKPGYKKKIKWAVDEKRRKAKRAENRARGRAERKAKRQTF, encoded by the coding sequence ATGAAATTTACAGAGTTTAATTTTAAGCCCTATATTCAAGAGGCACTGAAAGAAATCAATTTTAGAGAAGCAACCGAAGTACAGGAAAAACTAATTCCGATTGTCCTAGCTGGAAATGATTTGGTAGGAGAGTCAAAGACAGGTTCTGGGAAAACCCATACTTTCCTCTTGCCGATTTTTCAAACCTTAAATGAAGACAGCCAACAAGTAGAAGCGGTCATCACGGCTCCTAGTCGGGAGTTGGCGACGCAAATTTACCAAGCTGCTCGTCAAATCGCTAGTCATTCTGAAAAAGAGATTCGGATTGTAAATTATGTTGGAGGAACGGATAAAAGCCGTCAGATTGAAAAACTGCAGGTCAAACAACCACATATCGTGATTGGAACTCCAGGCCGGATTTATGATCTGGTTGCATCGGGTGATCTGGCTATTCATAAGGCCCATACTTTTGTGGTGGATGAGGCAGATATGACACTGGACATGGGATTCTTGTCTACTGTGGATAAGATTGCTTCAAGTCTTCCGCAACAACTGCAATTTTTAGTTTTTTCAGCCACCATTCCGCAAAAATTGCAGCCTTTCTTGAAAAAATATCTCTCAAACCCAGTCATGGAGCAGATTAAGACCAAGACGGTGATTTCAGATACCATCGATAATTGGCTGGTTTCCACCAAGGGTCGGGATAAAAATGAGCAAATTTACCAATTGACCAAGACCTTGCAACCTTATTTGGCCATGATTTTCGTTAATACCAAAACGAGAGCAGATGATCTCCATGCCTATTTGGTGGCTCAGGGATTGAAAGTGGCAAAGATTCACGGAGATATCCCACCACGTGAACGGAAACGGATCATGAATCAGGTTAAAAATCTTGATTTTGAGTATATTGTGGCCACAGATTTAGCGGCTCGTGGAATTGATATCGAAGGGGTGAGTCATGTCATCAACGATGCTATTCCACAAGATCTTTCTTTCTTTGTCCACCGTGTCGGTCGGACAGGGCGCAATGGTCTACCAGGTGTCGCTATTACTCTTTATCAACCGAGTGATGATTCAGATATCCGTGAACTAGAAAAAATGGGAATTCGTTTCGTACCGAAAGTGTTGAAAAATGGGGTTATTGAAGATACTTATGATCGGGACAGACGAGCGAATCGTGAGAAAAAGCAAGAGAAACTCGACATTGAAATGATTGGTCTGGTGAAGAAGAAAAAGAAAAAAATCAAACCAGGCTACAAGAAAAAAATCAAATGGGCAGTTGATGAAAAGCGGAGAAAAGCTAAGCGAGCTGAAAACCGTGCGCGTGGCCGGGCGGAACGAAAGGCCAAACGCCAAACTTTCTAA
- the mraY gene encoding phospho-N-acetylmuramoyl-pentapeptide-transferase: protein MYIATILVSFLLTVAAIPAFIRFYHRAHISGQQMHEDVKQHKAKAGTPTMGGVVFLITAVLVSFVVTVLTGNFTRPVQLILFILILYGIVGFLDDFLKVFRKINEGLNPKQKLALQLVGGIIFYIFSERHGAGSLLNVFGYELYLGHFYILFALFWLVGFSNAVNLTDGIDGLASISVAISLSAYSFIAYMQGKWDILFVTLSMIGALLGFFVFNHKPAKIFMGDVGSLALGGMLAALSMALHVEWTLLLIGLVYVIETGSVMLQVTYFKWTKKRYGEGRRIFRMTPFHHHLELGGLSGNGQNWSEWKVDAFMWSIALVTSVVTLVLLYL from the coding sequence ATGTATATTGCTACGATCCTTGTATCGTTTCTATTAACAGTGGCTGCTATTCCAGCCTTTATTCGATTTTACCATCGTGCTCATATTTCTGGGCAACAAATGCACGAAGATGTGAAACAACACAAAGCGAAAGCTGGCACTCCGACAATGGGTGGAGTTGTATTTCTCATTACAGCCGTTCTAGTTAGTTTTGTCGTTACCGTATTGACTGGAAATTTCACGCGCCCTGTTCAACTGATTCTATTTATCTTGATTCTTTATGGAATTGTTGGATTTTTGGATGACTTTTTAAAAGTTTTTCGTAAGATTAATGAAGGTCTTAACCCAAAACAAAAATTGGCCCTTCAACTTGTTGGTGGAATCATCTTCTATATTTTTTCTGAACGCCACGGTGCAGGAAGCCTTTTGAATGTTTTCGGATATGAACTTTACTTGGGCCATTTCTACATTCTCTTTGCTTTATTTTGGTTGGTTGGTTTCTCAAATGCTGTCAATTTGACAGATGGGATCGATGGATTAGCCAGCATCTCCGTTGCCATTAGCCTGAGTGCCTATTCCTTTATTGCCTATATGCAAGGGAAATGGGACATTCTCTTTGTCACCTTGAGTATGATTGGGGCCTTGCTTGGATTCTTTGTCTTCAACCACAAGCCGGCTAAAATCTTTATGGGAGATGTCGGTAGTCTAGCTCTTGGAGGGATGCTTGCAGCCTTGTCAATGGCTTTGCATGTCGAGTGGACGTTGCTCTTGATTGGTCTGGTCTATGTCATTGAAACAGGTTCAGTGATGCTACAAGTGACCTATTTCAAATGGACCAAGAAACGCTACGGGGAAGGACGTCGGATTTTCCGAATGACTCCTTTCCACCATCATTTAGAACTGGGTGGCCTTTCTGGCAATGGGCAAAACTGGTCAGAATGGAAAGTGGATGCCTTTATGTGGTCCATTGCCTTGGTGACAAGTGTCGTGACTCTAGTCCTTCTCTACCTATAA